Within the Dehalococcoidia bacterium genome, the region ACTGCGCACGGATCTGGGCCTGGGCAGCGTCGCCGGCCTGAGCCGGCTGCTGGAGTGGAACGACGAGCTCGAGTTTGGGCTGCACCAAAGCGCCATTCCCAATCTCTGGATTCTGCCGGGAGGGTCGGTACCCGACCAACCGTCCCGGCTGCTCCGCTCGCAACGGATGCAGCGCCTGATCGACGAGGCCCGTGAGCGCTTCCCCTTCGTGATCCTGGATCTGCCGGCCGTGCTCTACAGCAGCGACGCCGCGGTCCTGGCTCAGCTAAGCGAGGGCACCCTGTTTGTCGTGCGCACCGGCAACACCGACGTGCGGGCCGTCGAACAAGCCATGGGGCTGCTCCAGGGCGCGAACGTCTACGGCGTGCTGCTCAATCGCGTGCGGCCGGCACTGCCCGACCTGGTACGCCGCCTGATGCAGGCGTAGGACGGCACATGCGACTGTTGCTGATCTATCTGTTTGCGGTGGTTGGCGTCGGCCTGTTCAGCGATAGGCTCGATCGCCGGCTGTACGCCGTGGTGCTCGCCGGCGCGCTGCTGACCACGGCGCTCTATTTCTTCACACGACGGTTCATGACGTGATTGCAACCGCTCGGGCGCCACGCCCACTCTCATCGCTGCCGCCGCGGCTGCTGCCGGGCGCGGCGCTGGTGGTTGCCTCGCTCGCTGCGGTCGCGGCCACGCTGGTCCTGCAGCAGTACGCGCTGGCGGTCATGGCGGCGGTACTGGGCGGCGCACTCACGCTCTGGCGGCCCCGCGTCGGGCTCTATCTGGCGGTGCTGCTGGCCGTCGCCCTCGAGCCGATCACGATCGACCCCGTGATGACGGTCGGCTGGATCGCGCAGTCGGACGTCAGCAGTTGGAGTCCCCTCTCCTTCCTCGTCTTCACGCCGGTCGAGGCGCTGGTCGCGCTGACCGCGCTGGCCGTGCTCGGACGCGCCGTACTGGATCGGCGGGCGCCACCGCGCGCCCAACTGCTCGGGCCGCTGCTGGTATTCCTGGCGCTGCTCGTGCTGAGTGTGCTCTGGGGCGTGGGCCGCGGCGGCGGCAGCGCGAACAAGGCGCTGTGGGAGATGCGCAACCTCGTCGTTGGCGTCACGATCGCGCTGCTCATTCCCGCCGTTCTGGAGACGCGGGCGCAAACGGAGCGGTTCCTCAGCGTCATGGCCGTGGCCGTGGTCGTGCTGAGCGTCGAGATTATCGTGCGGCGGTTCACCGTGCTGCCTGGCGCGGCCGCCGACACCACCGACCTCGCCTTCGGGCACGAGACGCCGGTCTTCATGAACTTCACCGTGGTGCTCTTGCTGGCTCGCCTGATCTGGCCGGCGCGGCCGCGGCAGCGCCTCTGGGTGCTCATGGTGCCGATTATCCTCTGGGCGGAGATGCTGACCGGACGCCGCGCCGGCTGGGTCGGACTGGACGTTGCGCTGATTCTGCTGGCCGTCTTCATGTTCCGCCTGCGCCGCGCCCACTTTTATCTGTTGGTGCTGCCGCTGGCGCTGATCTACTGCGGCTACCTGGTCACCTTCTGGAACGCGCAGGGCGCGCTGGCGGAGCCGGCGCGGGCCGTGCGCTCGATCAGCGACCCCGAAGGCCGCGATCTGTCCTCAAATCTCTACCGCCAGACGGAGACAGGAGACGTGCGCCAAAACATTCATGCGCACCCCCTCACGGGCCTCGGCTTCGGGCAACCGTACGTCTTCTATATCCCGTTGCCCGACCTGAGCTGGTGGCCCTTCTGGCACTACGTTCCCCATAACGCCATGTTGTGGCTCTGGCTGAAGACGGGACCGGCGGGCTTCGTCGCCTTCCTCACGCTGATCGGCGTTGGCATTGCCCGCGGTGTGCAACTCCTTAAGCAACGCAGCCGCAGCGAGTCGGCGCCGTTCATCGCCGCGCTGGTGAGCGGGCTGCTGATGGTTCCGATCTACAGCTACGTGGACATCGGTCTCACCAGCGTGCGACTCTGCGCCTTCCTCGGACTGGCCCTGGGCGTGATCGGCGTATGGGGCCGCAAGTCGGCCGAGGAGAGCGCGTGAGCTTCAAGGTGTCTCCGACCCCTGCCGCGACGGCGGTACCAGCCGAGAGTGTCCCGGCTCGGAGTGGCGCTGGGCCGTATCACTCGCCCTCGGCCAGCGTTATGCGCGGAGCCCTGATGTTGATCGGCACGCAGCCGCTGACCTGGATCAGCAGCTTCGTGCTGGCCGCCCTCTTGCCTCACTATCTCGGAGCACGAGAACTCGGCGTCCTCGCCGTCGCGCTGACGGTGACCGGCCTCGTGAAGGCGCTCTCAGCAATGGGCGTTCCAGGGTACCTGACACGCGAGGTCGCTCGGCGACCCAGCATAGCGATGGAGTTGGTCAGCCTTGCAATCGGTTACGTTGGCGCCGTTAGCCTGCTGGCGGCCGCGGCGACTGACCTGCTTCTGCCCAGGCTCGGCGTCTTCTCCGAACATGTCGGGCTGCTGCGGGTGCTGCTCGTGGGCAGCGTGGCAGCCAACTGCCTCGGGCTGATGACGTCGCTGCTGCAGGGCCAGGAACGGCACGCGCGCTACGCCTGGTGTATCGCCGGCGGCGTGGTGGTGAGCACCTGGGCCGGTATCGCGGTGCTGATCGCGGGGGGCGGCGTCACGCCGTTCGCCGCGGCAAATGTGCTCGGCACGATCGGGGTGACGATCGTCGCCTGGCGCTGGGCCGGACTCAAGTTTACCCGGCGGGCTCTGTCACCGGCCGGAATCCGCCGGCTTGCTCATGGCGGGTTTCCATTCCTCGGCTGGGACGTGACCATCATTGTGCGGGCGCAGATCGATATCGTGATCGTCGCCGCGCTGGCGGGCAGCAGCGCGGCGGGCTGGCTTGCGGCAGCCTAC harbors:
- a CDS encoding CpsD/CapB family tyrosine-protein kinase is translated as MPARPERIEGPAETWDRFGYGEIERTLRHLCTQIGWTQVPEGPGHVLSVSSAVPREGKTSVSVALGTVMARDHSCDVLVIECDLWQPRLRTDLGLGSVAGLSRLLEWNDELEFGLHQSAIPNLWILPGGSVPDQPSRLLRSQRMQRLIDEARERFPFVILDLPAVLYSSDAAVLAQLSEGTLFVVRTGNTDVRAVEQAMGLLQGANVYGVLLNRVRPALPDLVRRLMQA
- a CDS encoding O-antigen ligase family protein → MIATARAPRPLSSLPPRLLPGAALVVASLAAVAATLVLQQYALAVMAAVLGGALTLWRPRVGLYLAVLLAVALEPITIDPVMTVGWIAQSDVSSWSPLSFLVFTPVEALVALTALAVLGRAVLDRRAPPRAQLLGPLLVFLALLVLSVLWGVGRGGGSANKALWEMRNLVVGVTIALLIPAVLETRAQTERFLSVMAVAVVVLSVEIIVRRFTVLPGAAADTTDLAFGHETPVFMNFTVVLLLARLIWPARPRQRLWVLMVPIILWAEMLTGRRAGWVGLDVALILLAVFMFRLRRAHFYLLVLPLALIYCGYLVTFWNAQGALAEPARAVRSISDPEGRDLSSNLYRQTETGDVRQNIHAHPLTGLGFGQPYVFYIPLPDLSWWPFWHYVPHNAMLWLWLKTGPAGFVAFLTLIGVGIARGVQLLKQRSRSESAPFIAALVSGLLMVPIYSYVDIGLTSVRLCAFLGLALGVIGVWGRKSAEESA